Proteins from a single region of Pyrus communis chromosome 6, drPyrComm1.1, whole genome shotgun sequence:
- the LOC137737188 gene encoding uncharacterized protein isoform X2, protein MRAGSLWADEPNSPFTSVPRVPQPNPCKHSGSNVLRLLARREVSPQTKHWSKKLWGEPSKSNSDSVGPKFEAARDARHSLISWVEAESLQHLSAKYCPLVPPPRSTIAAAFSPDGRTLASTHGDHTVKIIDCQTGICLKVLSGHRRTPWVVRFHPLFPDILASGSLDHEVRLWDAKTAECLGSRDFLRPIASIAFHAQGELLAVASGHKLYIWHYNRRGETSSPTIVLKTRRSLRAVHFHPHGAPFLLTAEVNDLDSSDSSMTLATSLGYLRYPPPTVYLADGQSSDRSGLVDGLPLMSLPFLIWPSFDRDNGRISMQRSDVDIGSSSALQRVDPSASVRLLTYSTPSGQYELLLSPIEPSSSSPAPEETETNTFLNEMETEVSQPAVDSLEAMEVQPEGRSNHIFPFGDSTYWEFPFLQGWLIGQTQASQRNMRLVSDATQDNPSAHGEMDNPAITSSVIPTGVNQSRVTGRSSTRHRTSRTHMVSTIGSNEGAGFNSIPHAESEPQPVVSRIQSELANSLAAAAAAELPCTVKLRIWPHDLKNPCSPLDAERCRLTIPHAVLCSEMGAHFSPCGRFLAACVACMLPHMEADLGLQSQVNHDVTGASTSPTRHPISAHHVVYELRIYSLEEATFGMVLASRAIRAAHCLTSIQFSPTSEHILLAYGRRHSSLLKSVVIDGETTVPIYTILEVYRVSDMELVRVLPSAEDEVNVACFHPSVGGGLVYGTKEGKLRILQYDSFHGTNQTASTFLDENMLEDEITVYP, encoded by the exons CCCGAAGTTTGAAGCAGCTAGAGATGCTAGACACAGCCTTATCTCATG GGTGGAGGCAGAGTCACTCCAGCATTTGTCTGCCAAATATTGTCCGCTTGTGCCTCCTCCACGGTCAACTATTGCAGCAGCCTTCAGCCCTGATGGAAGGACACTGGCCTCAACTCA CGGAGACCATACGGTTAAGATTATTGATTGCCAAACTGGGATCTGCTTAAAGGTCTTGAGTGGTCACCGTAGGACACCGTGGGTG GTTAGGTTTCATCCCTTGTTTCCAGACATATTGGCTAGTGGAAGTTTGGATCACGAAGTTCGCTTGTGGGATGCAAAAACGGCAGAGTGTTTAGGATCTCGTGATTTCT TGCGTCCCATTGCTTCCATAGCTTTCCATGCCCAAGGTGAGCTGCTTGCAGTTGCGTCGGGTCACAAG TTGTACATATGGCACTACAATAGGAGAGGGGAGACATCCTCCCCAACCATAGTACTGAAGACACGGCGTTCGCTCCGGGCTGTGCATTTTCACCCTCATGGAGCTCCTTTCCTTTTAACTGCTGAG GTGAATGACCTTGACTCCTCAGATTCCTCGATGACACTTGCAACTTCTCTTGGTTATTTGCGCTATCCTCCACCTACTGTATATTTGGCAGATGGTCAATCTAGTGATCGTTCTGGTTTGGTAGATGGACTACCtcttatgtctttaccatttcTGATATGGCCTTCATTTGATAGAGATAATGGGAGAATATCTATGCAGCGTAGTGACGTGGACATTGGTTCAAGTAGTGCACTACAGCGAGTTGATCCTTCTGCTTCAGTGCGGTTGCTAACATATTCAACTCCTTCAGGGCAGTATGAACTTCTGCTGTCCCCAATTGAACCTAGTAGCTCTTCTCCAGCACCAGAAGAGACAGAAACTAATACtttcttgaatgaaatggaaaCTGAAGTTTCTCAACCTGCAGTGGACAGTTTAGAGGCTATGGAAGTGCAGCCTGAAGGGAGGAGCAATCATATTTTCCCATTTGGTGACTCAACATATTGGGAATTTCCTTTCTTGCAAGGGTGGTTAATTGGTCAGACCCAAGCTAGCCAACGGAATATGCGGCTGGTAAGTGATGCTACCCAAGATAATCCATCTGCACATGGTGAGATGGATAATCCAGCCATAACTTCCTCAGTAATACCAACTGGTGTGAACCAATCCAGGGTTACTGGAAGATCTAGTACCCGGCATCGTACTTCAAGAACTCATATGGTGTCGACAATTGGATCTAATGAAGGTGCTGGATTCAATAGTATTCCGCATGCTGAAAGTGAGCCTCAACCTGTTGTGAGCAGAATCCAATCTGAACTTGCCAACTCACTCGCTGCAGCAGCAGCCGCAGAGTTGCCTTGCACTGTGAAGCTCAGAATTTGGCCACATGATTTGAAAAATCCTTGTTCTCCCCTTGATGCAGAAAGATGTCGCTTAACCATTCCACATGCTGTACTTTGTAG TGAGATGGGTGCCCATTTTTCCCCTTGCGGAAGGTTTTTAGCTGCATGTGTTGCATGTATGTTGCCCCATATGGAAGCTGATCTTGGATTGCAGAGCCAGGTCAACCATGACGTGACAGGGGCATCAACTTCCCCAACTCGACATCCAATTTCAGCTCACCATGTCGTGTATGAGCTCCGGATATATTCCCTTGAGGAAGCAAC aTTTGGAATGGTTCTTGCATCCCGGGCAATAAGAGCTGCCCACTGCCTAACATCTATTCAG TTCTCTCCTACGTCAGAGCATATATTACTTGCCTATGGCCGTCGTCACAGTTCACTTCTTAAGAGTGTTGTCATTGATGGAGAGACTACAGTGCCTATTTACACCATTCTGGAG GTCTACAGAGTTTCTGATATGGAACTTGTGAGAGTTCTTCCTAGTGCAGAGGATGAGGTCAACGTAGCTTGCTTTCATCCTTCAGTTGGAGGCGGCCTCGTCTATGGAACCAAG GAAGGGAAGTTAAGGATCCTCCAATATGATAGTTTTCATGGCACAAATCAGACAGCGTCCACTTTTCTTGATGAAAACATGCTTGAG
- the LOC137737188 gene encoding uncharacterized protein isoform X1 produces the protein MRAGSLWADEPNSPFTSVPRVPQPNPCKHSGSNVLRLLARREVSPQTKHWSKKLWGEPSKSNSDSVGPKFEAARDARHSLISWVEAESLQHLSAKYCPLVPPPRSTIAAAFSPDGRTLASTHGDHTVKIIDCQTGICLKVLSGHRRTPWVVRFHPLFPDILASGSLDHEVRLWDAKTAECLGSRDFLRPIASIAFHAQGELLAVASGHKLYIWHYNRRGETSSPTIVLKTRRSLRAVHFHPHGAPFLLTAEVNDLDSSDSSMTLATSLGYLRYPPPTVYLADGQSSDRSGLVDGLPLMSLPFLIWPSFDRDNGRISMQRSDVDIGSSSALQRVDPSASVRLLTYSTPSGQYELLLSPIEPSSSSPAPEETETNTFLNEMETEVSQPAVDSLEAMEVQPEGRSNHIFPFGDSTYWEFPFLQGWLIGQTQASQRNMRLVSDATQDNPSAHGEMDNPAITSSVIPTGVNQSRVTGRSSTRHRTSRTHMVSTIGSNEGAGFNSIPHAESEPQPVVSRIQSELANSLAAAAAAELPCTVKLRIWPHDLKNPCSPLDAERCRLTIPHAVLCSEMGAHFSPCGRFLAACVACMLPHMEADLGLQSQVNHDVTGASTSPTRHPISAHHVVYELRIYSLEEATFGMVLASRAIRAAHCLTSIQFSPTSEHILLAYGRRHSSLLKSVVIDGETTVPIYTILEVYRVSDMELVRVLPSAEDEVNVACFHPSVGGGLVYGTKEGKLRILQYDSFHGTNQTASTFLDENMLEVSTYALEC, from the exons CCCGAAGTTTGAAGCAGCTAGAGATGCTAGACACAGCCTTATCTCATG GGTGGAGGCAGAGTCACTCCAGCATTTGTCTGCCAAATATTGTCCGCTTGTGCCTCCTCCACGGTCAACTATTGCAGCAGCCTTCAGCCCTGATGGAAGGACACTGGCCTCAACTCA CGGAGACCATACGGTTAAGATTATTGATTGCCAAACTGGGATCTGCTTAAAGGTCTTGAGTGGTCACCGTAGGACACCGTGGGTG GTTAGGTTTCATCCCTTGTTTCCAGACATATTGGCTAGTGGAAGTTTGGATCACGAAGTTCGCTTGTGGGATGCAAAAACGGCAGAGTGTTTAGGATCTCGTGATTTCT TGCGTCCCATTGCTTCCATAGCTTTCCATGCCCAAGGTGAGCTGCTTGCAGTTGCGTCGGGTCACAAG TTGTACATATGGCACTACAATAGGAGAGGGGAGACATCCTCCCCAACCATAGTACTGAAGACACGGCGTTCGCTCCGGGCTGTGCATTTTCACCCTCATGGAGCTCCTTTCCTTTTAACTGCTGAG GTGAATGACCTTGACTCCTCAGATTCCTCGATGACACTTGCAACTTCTCTTGGTTATTTGCGCTATCCTCCACCTACTGTATATTTGGCAGATGGTCAATCTAGTGATCGTTCTGGTTTGGTAGATGGACTACCtcttatgtctttaccatttcTGATATGGCCTTCATTTGATAGAGATAATGGGAGAATATCTATGCAGCGTAGTGACGTGGACATTGGTTCAAGTAGTGCACTACAGCGAGTTGATCCTTCTGCTTCAGTGCGGTTGCTAACATATTCAACTCCTTCAGGGCAGTATGAACTTCTGCTGTCCCCAATTGAACCTAGTAGCTCTTCTCCAGCACCAGAAGAGACAGAAACTAATACtttcttgaatgaaatggaaaCTGAAGTTTCTCAACCTGCAGTGGACAGTTTAGAGGCTATGGAAGTGCAGCCTGAAGGGAGGAGCAATCATATTTTCCCATTTGGTGACTCAACATATTGGGAATTTCCTTTCTTGCAAGGGTGGTTAATTGGTCAGACCCAAGCTAGCCAACGGAATATGCGGCTGGTAAGTGATGCTACCCAAGATAATCCATCTGCACATGGTGAGATGGATAATCCAGCCATAACTTCCTCAGTAATACCAACTGGTGTGAACCAATCCAGGGTTACTGGAAGATCTAGTACCCGGCATCGTACTTCAAGAACTCATATGGTGTCGACAATTGGATCTAATGAAGGTGCTGGATTCAATAGTATTCCGCATGCTGAAAGTGAGCCTCAACCTGTTGTGAGCAGAATCCAATCTGAACTTGCCAACTCACTCGCTGCAGCAGCAGCCGCAGAGTTGCCTTGCACTGTGAAGCTCAGAATTTGGCCACATGATTTGAAAAATCCTTGTTCTCCCCTTGATGCAGAAAGATGTCGCTTAACCATTCCACATGCTGTACTTTGTAG TGAGATGGGTGCCCATTTTTCCCCTTGCGGAAGGTTTTTAGCTGCATGTGTTGCATGTATGTTGCCCCATATGGAAGCTGATCTTGGATTGCAGAGCCAGGTCAACCATGACGTGACAGGGGCATCAACTTCCCCAACTCGACATCCAATTTCAGCTCACCATGTCGTGTATGAGCTCCGGATATATTCCCTTGAGGAAGCAAC aTTTGGAATGGTTCTTGCATCCCGGGCAATAAGAGCTGCCCACTGCCTAACATCTATTCAG TTCTCTCCTACGTCAGAGCATATATTACTTGCCTATGGCCGTCGTCACAGTTCACTTCTTAAGAGTGTTGTCATTGATGGAGAGACTACAGTGCCTATTTACACCATTCTGGAG GTCTACAGAGTTTCTGATATGGAACTTGTGAGAGTTCTTCCTAGTGCAGAGGATGAGGTCAACGTAGCTTGCTTTCATCCTTCAGTTGGAGGCGGCCTCGTCTATGGAACCAAG GAAGGGAAGTTAAGGATCCTCCAATATGATAGTTTTCATGGCACAAATCAGACAGCGTCCACTTTTCTTGATGAAAACATGCTTGAG GTTTCGACATATGCCTTGGAATGCTAG